A window of the Mucilaginibacter sp. cycad4 genome harbors these coding sequences:
- the purS gene encoding phosphoribosylformylglycinamidine synthase subunit PurS, with translation MTKFQAEIDVMPKKEILDPQGKAVTGSMKNLGLAEIHNVRIGKHITLEIEAENAEAASAKVDQACKNLLANLIMESYTFKIEAV, from the coding sequence ATGACAAAGTTCCAGGCTGAAATCGACGTAATGCCAAAAAAAGAAATACTTGACCCACAAGGAAAAGCAGTAACCGGTAGCATGAAAAACCTTGGCTTAGCCGAAATTCACAACGTGCGCATTGGCAAACACATTACGCTTGAAATAGAAGCTGAAAATGCTGAAGCCGCCAGCGCCAAAGTTGACCAGGCCTGCAAAAACCTGCTGGCTAACCTGATTATGGAAAGCTATACTTTTAAAATAGAAGCTGTTTAA